GGCGATCTGCTCGGAAATGTGCCCGAGCTCGGTGTTGACCGTCCGCATGAACTTGCGGCGGGCGGGGGTGTTGAAGAACAGGTCGCGCACGGTGACGGTGGTGCCTGCGGCCGAGGGGCAGGGGCGCACCGGCTCGATGGTCTCGCCGCTGGCGGCGGCCTCGTAGCCGCTGGGGTCGTCGCGGCGTCGCGTGCGGATGTGGGCGTGGGCGACGGAGGCGATCGAGGCCAGGGCCTCGCCGCGGAAGCCCATCGTGGAGATTCGGAACAGGTCGTCCTCGCCGGAGAGCTTGCTGGTGGCGTGTGCGGCGAAGGCCAGCGCCAGGTCGGCGGCGGTCATGCCCGAGCCGTCGTCGCTGACGGCGATGAGTTTGGTGCCGCCGTCTTCGACCGTCACGTCGATGCGCGTGGCGCCGGCGTCGAGAGCGTTCTCGACGAGCTCCTTGACGACGCTGGCGGGTCGTTCGATGACCTCGCCGGCGGCGATCTTGTTGACCAGATGTACCGGCAGCACGGCGATTGGCATGATGAGGATGATTCTAGACGCACGGCGCGATGCATGTAAGGGAAAAGAACGCCAAACGGTAATGCCTCAACCACGGGGGGGGGGGAAAGTCGCGGCGGAGGCACCAAGTATTTATCAAAGCCGTTGTTTGGCTTTGATGAATACTTGCGCCCAGAGGTGGAAACGGCTCTAAATGAAGACGTAACTCAAGAAAACGAATTACTTCTTCATTTAGTGCCTCCGCCGCGACTTTCCCCCCCAGAGCTGAGGGGATACGCCAAACGACAAGTCGCCTGGGCGCACGATTTTCTTTTTCCGCGGGCGTGCAGGCGTTAGAATCGTGGCACCCCTGAAACACTGAACCCGCTTTAACGGAGAACGTAACATGACGCGAACCTGGTTGAGGATGAGCATTCTGGCGGTTGCGGCGGTGGTGCTGGCTGCGGCGGCGATCCCGCTGTGGGCGTGCCCGCGCGTCACGGCGGCGCCGACGGCGACGCCCGCCGACGCCTGGGCGGCGATGTTCCCCGACGGCCTGGTAGACGCCGCCGGCAAGAAGGTCTCCCTCGATCAGCTCAAGGGCAAGGTCGTGGGAATCTACTTCTCGGCCCACTGGTGCCCGCCCTGCCGCGCCTTCACGCCCAAACTCGTCGAGTTCCGCGACAAGAACGACGCCAACTTCGAAGTCGTCTTCGTCAGTGCCGACCGGACGGCCGACGCCAAAACCAAGTACATGACCGAGGCCCAAATGAAGTGGCCCAGCGTCCCCTTCGCCGCCAAGAGCGCCAAGGCCCTGATGAGCACCCACCAGGTCAGAGGCATCCCCATGCTGGTGATCCTCTCTCCCGGCGGCAAGGTCATCAGCAAGAACGGCCGCGGCGAGGTCATGTCGGCGGCCGCCACGTGCCTGGACACGTGGAAGAAAGCCGGCGCCGAAGCCGACGCCAAGTAATAATCCGCCCGGCGGGCGAAACGTATCCCCTCAGTTACGAGGGGAAAAGTCGCGGCGGAGGCACCAAGTATTCATCAAAGCCGTCGTGTGGCTTTGAAGAGTACTTGCCTTGGCCAACGGGAAGTGGCCCTGAATGAAGAAGTAATTCACACAACGAATTACTTCTTCATTTAGTGCTTCCGCCGCGACTTTTCCCCTTGTGACTGAGGCACTGTGGGACAACGCTATGAGCGAACGACAGACGCGACAAAAAGCCGCCGTGCTGGAGGTGCTGCGCCGCACGGCGGTTCCGTTGGCGCCGCCGCAACTGCTGCTCAAGGCGCAGGAACTGGTGCCGACGATCGGCCAGGCGACGGTCTATCGCATCCTCAAGGCGTTGCAGGACAAGGCGGTCATCTCGTCGGTGCAACTGCCGGGCGAACCGCCGCTGTACGAGCTGGCGGGCAAGAGCCACCACCATTTCTTCCGCTGCCGCCGGTGCGGGTTCATGTATGAAGTCGAGGGCTGCGCCGAGCTGGTCAAGCGCCTCGTCCCGCGCGGGTTCAAGCTCGAAGACCACGAGGTGTTCCTCTTCGGCACCTGTTCATCGTGCGTCTGAGGGGCAAATAAGACCCTTTCGACCGACGGACGCCACAACAGTCACCTAACATTTAATAGGG
The genomic region above belongs to Planctomycetaceae bacterium and contains:
- a CDS encoding thioredoxin-like domain-containing protein; this encodes MTRTWLRMSILAVAAVVLAAAAIPLWACPRVTAAPTATPADAWAAMFPDGLVDAAGKKVSLDQLKGKVVGIYFSAHWCPPCRAFTPKLVEFRDKNDANFEVVFVSADRTADAKTKYMTEAQMKWPSVPFAAKSAKALMSTHQVRGIPMLVILSPGGKVISKNGRGEVMSAAATCLDTWKKAGAEADAK
- a CDS encoding transcriptional repressor, encoding MSERQTRQKAAVLEVLRRTAVPLAPPQLLLKAQELVPTIGQATVYRILKALQDKAVISSVQLPGEPPLYELAGKSHHHFFRCRRCGFMYEVEGCAELVKRLVPRGFKLEDHEVFLFGTCSSCV